The genomic stretch CGGGCGATGTCGATCAGCTTGCGGTTGGTCTCCTGCGAAGTGCGCGAAAGGACGGCGAAGGCCTGGTCGGCGGTCAGCTTGAACCGCTCCATCAGGATCCCCTTGGCTTGCCCGATGACGTCGCGGCTGGAGACGGCCCGCTGCAAGTTGGCCTCGTGCCTGGCGCCGGCCAGGGCGACCGCCGCATGGGAGGCGAAGACGAGGCCCACGTCCTCGGACCCCTCGTGGAACGCGTGCGGGCGCTCCGCGTAGAGATTGAGCGCGCCGAGGTTGTCGCCGGTCACGAACAGCTGGAAACTCAGGGCGCTGAGCACGCCCAGCTTCGCCGCCTCGGCGGTGTACTGCGGCCACCGCTCCTCGGCGCGCATGTCGTCGATGCGCACCGTCTCGTGCTCCCACACCGCGTCGAGGCAGGGTCCCTCCCTGACGCGGTTCTGCATCTCGTCGATCCGCTGGGGCAGTGGGCCGGTGGCCGCGCGGGGTTCGACCGTATGCCGGCCGATCACGTAGCTGATCGTGCAGTGCTCGGCGCCGGGGATGGAGCCGACCGCCGTGGACGTGATCGTCTGCAGCGTGCCCTCGACGTCGCCGTGCTCGTCCTGCAGCGAGCGGGCCAGCTGCCCCATGATCTCGCCGAGGTTGTTCTCGGCCCCGCCCGCGCCGGCTCCAGCGTCGCCGATGACGGGCGCCGACTGCTGACCCGAGCCGCTCTGCTCAGACCGCCCGGCGCGGTCGGAGGCGCTCGAGTCCCCCACCATGGCCCGTAATCTAGCCGTGCCCCGCCATTCTCGGGGGCTCCGGTCGCGGACGTCAGGACATCGGCATGCGGACCCCTGCATCCAGCGGAGCGGTCGCGATGTCCTCGTCGACCTCGTGCGCCGGCTGGTCGCCGCTCTCCTAGGCCCACCAGGATGTTCCGCCCCGGTAGCACTCGACCAGCGGCGCGATCTCCGCGTGGCCGGGCTCAGCCGGTGTTCGACACCGTCGGTGTGTCGTCGGCCCTGCTTCCGACCTTCCGCCCTCAGGCGGTCGATCGATACCTCGTCCGACACCGAGGTCGAATCGACCGCCTGGGCGCAGCTGGTGATCGATCCCCTCACACCGGGGCGGGCAAGACACGGCCGATGCGACTGGTCGACCGAAGCCTCCAGTCCACCGGCCTCATACCGCTCTGGAGCCAGGCTGCGTCGTCGACACCGCCAGATAGAGCTGCTCGGCCACGCTCCGCCCTCTCATCGAGGAAGCGTCACGCATCAGCCGAAGCGGCACAGAGATCAGGCTCCCCCGATTGGACTCGAACCAATAACCCTGCGAGAACGCGCCAGGGACATTGGACAGCCTTGGTACGTGACTGAACTTGCAGATCAACTGCGCATTTCGCGTTGACGAGCGTTGACTGAAAAGTGCAGATTACGGTTGATTAATCGTCGTAAGTTCGTCGCCCAGGCGGGCGCACGGTGCTCCTCTGCCCACCACGGCTGCACCATTCTGCGACCCTGAGAGGTGGTCGGTCGGTGAGGTCGATGCTGCGGCTGCCGTCCTCCCAGGCGTCGAGAGCCGCCGCAGTGCGTCGATCAACGCGGCCGCTGCCCGCGCCGGGTATCCGGGCTGCATGCCGTGACCGGCGCGGTGCTCCTTGCGGCGCTTGCCAGCGGTCTCGACGTAGTCGGCGATCGGCGTCTCCGGCTGGACGAGCGACCGGCCGGCGAGG from Blastococcus sp. PRF04-17 encodes the following:
- a CDS encoding GAF and ANTAR domain-containing protein is translated as MVGDSSASDRAGRSEQSGSGQQSAPVIGDAGAGAGGAENNLGEIMGQLARSLQDEHGDVEGTLQTITSTAVGSIPGAEHCTISYVIGRHTVEPRAATGPLPQRIDEMQNRVREGPCLDAVWEHETVRIDDMRAEERWPQYTAEAAKLGVLSALSFQLFVTGDNLGALNLYAERPHAFHEGSEDVGLVFASHAAVALAGARHEANLQRAVSSRDVIGQAKGILMERFKLTADQAFAVLSRTSQETNRKLIDIARELAETGDLPHP